One segment of Spirochaetota bacterium DNA contains the following:
- a CDS encoding cell division protein ZapA, with translation MISGLQNSNKVKVTILGQVYTIEGDASGDYIAKVADYVNKKMEDVARSMTNASQLQIAILAALNIADELFQLKESEYMVTDEIREKTNMLISMLDEGLIGDVFNITGKPVNTYKKIL, from the coding sequence ATGATTTCAGGACTGCAAAATTCCAATAAAGTAAAAGTAACTATACTGGGGCAAGTGTATACTATTGAAGGAGATGCATCAGGTGATTATATTGCAAAAGTTGCTGATTATGTAAACAAAAAGATGGAGGATGTTGCCAGAAGTATGACTAATGCAAGCCAATTGCAGATTGCCATTCTTGCTGCCTTAAATATTGCAGATGAGCTCTTTCAGTTAAAGGAATCAGAATACATGGTTACTGATGAGATCCGCGAAAAAACCAACATGCTCATTTCAATGCTTGATGAGGGACTGATTGGAGATGTCTTCAATATAACGGGAAAACCCGTGAACACCTATAAAAAGATATTATGA
- a CDS encoding RNA polymerase sigma factor, with the protein MSQTFKALTDEELVKCIVAGNDSAFEELYQRYSERIYKLLYSYVYNEDDAIDLMHDVFIRAYRHIHKFDVTRTFSSWLYKIAINCAKNHRYKVHKTDTMIEKEEHRLMNAQGVKTPEDYVIDDEISREFSLAIDTLSDKFKEVFLLRVGQQLQYSDIASILNISERTAKWRMERAIMYITDYLKKRGVL; encoded by the coding sequence ATGAGTCAAACTTTTAAAGCTCTGACAGATGAGGAACTGGTCAAATGCATTGTTGCGGGCAATGACAGTGCATTTGAGGAGCTTTACCAGCGGTACTCTGAGCGCATATATAAGCTTTTATATAGTTATGTATACAATGAAGATGATGCTATAGATCTTATGCATGATGTGTTTATACGAGCATACAGGCATATACATAAGTTTGATGTTACCAGAACATTTTCATCATGGCTGTATAAGATTGCAATTAATTGTGCCAAGAACCACAGGTATAAGGTACACAAAACAGATACCATGATTGAAAAGGAAGAACATCGTCTTATGAATGCACAGGGAGTAAAAACCCCTGAAGATTATGTTATTGATGATGAGATTTCCAGAGAGTTTTCGTTGGCTATTGATACTTTATCTGATAAATTCAAAGAAGTTTTTTTATTGCGGGTGGGACAGCAATTACAATATAGCGACATTGCGTCAATTTTGAATATTTCAGAACGTACAGCTAAATGGCGTATGGAAA